The following coding sequences are from one Canis lupus baileyi chromosome 19, mCanLup2.hap1, whole genome shotgun sequence window:
- the CC2D1A gene encoding coiled-coil and C2 domain-containing protein 1A isoform X4 — translation MHKRKGPPGPPGRGAAAARQLGLLVDLSPDGLMIPEDGINNEELEAEFLALVGGQPQVLEKLKGKGPLPMEAIEKMASLCMRDPDEDEDEGTDEEDVEADDDLLAELNEVLGEEQKNVESHLPVAQPKATAPSPGMEATLQERLALYQTAIESARQAGDGAKMRRYDRGLKTLENLLASVRKGNTIDEGDIPPPVAVGKGPAATPSHTLAPTQPASANPPVPEPRVTVEGPPSTAPATSIGLAKPQLPPGPCSPGALAQLQSRQREYKLAALHAKQQGDTATAARHFRVAKSFDAVLEALSRGEPVDLSRLPPPPDQLTPDPPSPPPQPPTPTTVPSTPEVPPPPRTLLEALEQRMERYHVAAAQAKTKGDQRKARMHERIVKQYQDAIRAHKAGRAVDVSELPVPPGFPPIQGLEATEPTQQNLVGVLETAMKLANQDEGPEDEEDEESKKPTSSPAPMAQPKAPPSRAPQSGSTSAAKTAPKATSTRAQQQLAFLEGRKKQLLQAALRAKQKNDVEGAKMHLRQAKGLEPMLEASRNGLPVDIAKVPPAPVNKDDFSLVQRPGPGLSQESARRYGELTKLIRQQHEMCLNHSNQFTHLGNIAETSKFEKLAEDCKRSMEILKQAFARGLPTPTARFEQRTFSVIKIFPDLSSNDMLLFIVKGINLPTPPGLSPSDLDVFVRFDFPYPNVEEAQKDKTSVIKNTDSPEFKEQFKLCINRSHRGFRRAIQTKGIKFEVVHKGGLFKTDRVLGTAQLKLDALETACEVREILEVLDGRRPTGGRLEVMVRIREPLTAQQLETTTERWLVIDPVPAAAPTVAGPKGKAPPTPAPAREPGNRSTRPLHSLSVLAFDQERLERKILALRQARRPVPPEVAQQYQDILQRSQWQRAQLEQGGPGIRREYAAQLERQLQFYTEAARRLGNDGSREAAKEALYRRNLVESELQRLRR, via the exons ATGCACAAGAGGAAGGGACCCCCGGGACCCCCAGGCCGAGGTGCTGCCGCCGCCCGCCAG CTGGGCCTGCTGGTTGACCTCTCCCCAGACGGCCTGATGATCCCTGAGGATGGAATTAACAATGAGGAACTGGAGGCTGAGTTCTTGGCCTTGGTTGGGGGTCAACCCCAAGTCCTGGAGAAGCTCAAAGGCAAAG GTCCCCTGCCCATGGAGGCCATTGAGAAGATGGCCAGCCTGTGTATGCGAGATCcagatgaggatgaggatgagggtACAGATGAGGAGGACGTAGAGGCTGATGATGACCTGCTG GCGGAACTAAACGAGGTccttggggaggagcagaagaatgTGGAGTCCCACCTTCCTGTGGCTCAG CCTAAAGCCACAGCCCCCAGCCCAGGCATGGAGGCCACCTTGCAGGAGAGGCTGGCCCTCTACCAGACAGCGATCGAAAGTGCTAGGCAAGCTGGAGATGGTGCCAAGATGCGGCGCTATGACCGGGGCCTTAAG ACACTTGAAAACCTGCTGGCCTCTGTCCGGAAGGGTAACACCATCGATGAAGGGGACATCCCACCACCTGTGGCAGTGGGGAAAGGCCCAGCAGCCACGCCCAGCCACACTCTGGCACCTACCCAGCCGGCCTCTGCAAACCCGCCAGTCCCAGAGCCCAGGGTCACGGTCGAAGGCCCTCCTTCTACTGCTCCAGCCACATCCATAGGCTTGGCTAAGCCCCAGCTTCCCCCAG GTCCCTGTAGCCCTGGCGCCCTGGCCCAGTTGCAGAGCCGCCAGCGGGAATACAAGTTGGCTGCCCTTCATGCCAAGCAGCAGGGAGACACTGCCACTGCTGCCAGACACTTCCGTGTGGCCAAG AGCTTCGATGCTGTCTTGGAGGCCCTGAGCCGGGGGGAGCCCGTGGACCTGTCCCGCCTGCCACCTCCCCCTG ACCAGCTGACCCCAGACCCACCATCACCACCGCCACAGCCTCCGACTCCCACCACGGTGCCCTCCACGCCAG AGGTTCCCCCACCTCCGCGGACTCTCCTGGAGGCATTGGAGCAGCGGATGGAGCGATACCATGTGGCTGCAGCCCAGGCCAAGACCAAAGGGGATCAGCGGAAGGCTCGCATGCATGAGCGCATCGTCAAG CAATACCAAGATGCCATCCGAGCCCACAAGGCTGGCCGAGCAGTAGATGTGAGCGAGCTGCCAGTGCCCCCAG GCTTTCCCCCCATCCAGGGCCTGGAGgccactgagcccacccagcAGAACCTGGTGGGGGTCCTGGAAACTGCCATGAAGCTGGCCAACCAGGATGAAGGCCCGGAGGATGAAGAGGATGAGGAATCTAAGAAG CCCACCAGCTCTCCGGCCCCCATGGCCCAGCCCAAGGCCCCACCCTCAAGGGCACCACAATCAGGCTCCACTTCAGCAGCCAAAACAGCCCCCAAGGCCACATCCACCAGAG CCCAGCAGCAACTGGCCTTCCTGGAGGGCCGCAAGAAGCAGCTCCTGCAGGCTGCCCTGCGAGCCAAGCAGAAGAATGACGTAGAAGGTGCCAAAATGCACCTGCGCCAGGCCAAGGGGCTGGAGCCCATGCTGGAGGCCTCACGCAACGGGCTGCCTGTGGACATCGCCAAG gtgccccccgcccctgtCAACAAGGATGACTTCTCTCTGGTCCAGCGGCCCGGCCCAGGTTTGTCTCAGGAGTCTGCCCGGCGCTATGGTGAACTCACCAAACTCATTAGGCAGCAGCACGAG ATGTGCCTGAACCACTCTAACCAGTTCACTCACCTGGGCAACATTGCTGAAACCAGCAA ATTTGAGAAGCTGGCAGAGGACTGTAAGCGAAGCATGGAGATTCTGAAGCAGGCATTCGCCCGGGGTCTCCCCACGCCCACTGCCCGCTTTGAGCAGAGAACCTTCAGTGTCATCAA GATCTTTCCTGACCTCAGCAGCAACGACATGCTCCTGTTCATCGTGAAGGGCATCAACTTGCCCACGCCCCCAG GGCTGTCTCCCAGCGACCTGGATGTCTTTGTTCGGTTTGACTTTCCCTATCCCAATGTG GAAGAAGCTCAGAAAGACAAGACCAGCGTGATTAAGAACACAGACTCCCCCG AGTTCAAGGAGCAATTCAAACTCTGCATCAATCGCAGCCACCGTGGCTTCCGAAGGGCCATCCAGACCAAAGGCATCAAATTTGAAGTGGTTCACAAGGG GGGGCTGTTCAAGACGGATCGGGTACTGGGCACAGCCCAGCTGAAGCTGGACGCCCTGGAGACAGCATGCGAGGTCCGGGAGATCCTTGAG GTCCTGGATGGTCGCAGGCCCACAGGGGGGCGACTGGAGGTGATGGTTCGAATTCGGGAGCCACTGACGGCACAGCAGTTGGAAACCACAACCGAGAGGTGGCTGGTCATCGACCCTGTGCCAGCAGCAGCGCCCACA GTTGCTGGGCCCAAAGGGAAGGCCCCTCCCACACCTGCCCCTGCGAGGGAGCCAGGGAACAG ATCAACACGGCCTTTGCATAGCCTCAGTGTGCTGGCCTTTGATCAAGAGCGTCTGGAGCGGAAG ATCCTGGCCCTGAGGCAGGCACGGCGGCCAGTGCCCCCGGAAGTGGCCCAACAGTACCAGGACATCCTGCAACGCAGCCAGTGGCAGCGGGCGCAGCTGGAGCAGGGGGGCCCGGGCATCCGGAGGG AGTACGCGGCCCAGCTGGAGCGTCAGCTGCAGTTCTACACAGAGGCCGCCCGGCGCCTGGGCAATGATGGCAGCAGG GAGGCCGCAAAGGAGGCACTCTACAGGCGGAACCTGGTGGAGAGTGAG CTGCAGCGGCTCCGCAGGTGA
- the CC2D1A gene encoding coiled-coil and C2 domain-containing protein 1A isoform X3 has translation MHKRKGPPGPPGRGAAAARQLGLLVDLSPDGLMIPEDGINNEELEAEFLALVGGQPQVLEKLKGKGPLPMEAIEKMASLCMRDPDEDEDEGTDEEDVEADDDLLAELNEVLGEEQKNVESHLPVAQPKATAPSPGMEATLQERLALYQTAIESARQAGDGAKMRRYDRGLKTLENLLASVRKGNTIDEGDIPPPVAVGKGPAATPSHTLAPTQPASANPPVPEPRVTVEGPPSTAPATSIGLAKPQLPPGPCSPGALAQLQSRQREYKLAALHAKQQGDTATAARHFRVAKSFDAVLEALSRGEPVDLSRLPPPPDQLTPDPPSPPPQPPTPTTVPSTPEVPPPPRTLLEALEQRMERYHVAAAQAKTKGDQRKARMHERIVKQYQDAIRAHKAGRAVDVSELPVPPGFPPIQGLEATEPTQQNLVGVLETAMKLANQDEGPEDEEDEESKKPTSSPAPMAQPKAPPSRAPQSGSTSAAKTAPKATSTRAQQQLAFLEGRKKQLLQAALRAKQKNDVEGAKMHLRQAKGLEPMLEASRNGLPVDIAKVPPAPVNKDDFSLVQRPGPGLSQESARRYGELTKLIRQQHEMCLNHSNQFTHLGNIAETSKFEKLAEDCKRSMEILKQAFARGLPTPTARFEQRTFSVIKIFPDLSSNDMLLFIVKGINLPTPPGLSPSDLDVFVRFDFPYPNVEEAQKDKTSVIKNTDSPEFKEQFKLCINRSHRGFRRAIQTKGIKFEVVHKGGLFKTDRVLGTAQLKLDALETACEVREILEVLDGRRPTGGRLEVMVRIREPLTAQQLETTTERWLVIDPVPAAAPTQVAGPKGKAPPTPAPAREPGNRSTRPLHSLSVLAFDQERLERKILALRQARRPVPPEVAQQYQDILQRSQWQRAQLEQGGPGIRREYAAQLERQLQFYTEAARRLGNDGSREAAKEALYRRNLVESELQRLRR, from the exons ATGCACAAGAGGAAGGGACCCCCGGGACCCCCAGGCCGAGGTGCTGCCGCCGCCCGCCAG CTGGGCCTGCTGGTTGACCTCTCCCCAGACGGCCTGATGATCCCTGAGGATGGAATTAACAATGAGGAACTGGAGGCTGAGTTCTTGGCCTTGGTTGGGGGTCAACCCCAAGTCCTGGAGAAGCTCAAAGGCAAAG GTCCCCTGCCCATGGAGGCCATTGAGAAGATGGCCAGCCTGTGTATGCGAGATCcagatgaggatgaggatgagggtACAGATGAGGAGGACGTAGAGGCTGATGATGACCTGCTG GCGGAACTAAACGAGGTccttggggaggagcagaagaatgTGGAGTCCCACCTTCCTGTGGCTCAG CCTAAAGCCACAGCCCCCAGCCCAGGCATGGAGGCCACCTTGCAGGAGAGGCTGGCCCTCTACCAGACAGCGATCGAAAGTGCTAGGCAAGCTGGAGATGGTGCCAAGATGCGGCGCTATGACCGGGGCCTTAAG ACACTTGAAAACCTGCTGGCCTCTGTCCGGAAGGGTAACACCATCGATGAAGGGGACATCCCACCACCTGTGGCAGTGGGGAAAGGCCCAGCAGCCACGCCCAGCCACACTCTGGCACCTACCCAGCCGGCCTCTGCAAACCCGCCAGTCCCAGAGCCCAGGGTCACGGTCGAAGGCCCTCCTTCTACTGCTCCAGCCACATCCATAGGCTTGGCTAAGCCCCAGCTTCCCCCAG GTCCCTGTAGCCCTGGCGCCCTGGCCCAGTTGCAGAGCCGCCAGCGGGAATACAAGTTGGCTGCCCTTCATGCCAAGCAGCAGGGAGACACTGCCACTGCTGCCAGACACTTCCGTGTGGCCAAG AGCTTCGATGCTGTCTTGGAGGCCCTGAGCCGGGGGGAGCCCGTGGACCTGTCCCGCCTGCCACCTCCCCCTG ACCAGCTGACCCCAGACCCACCATCACCACCGCCACAGCCTCCGACTCCCACCACGGTGCCCTCCACGCCAG AGGTTCCCCCACCTCCGCGGACTCTCCTGGAGGCATTGGAGCAGCGGATGGAGCGATACCATGTGGCTGCAGCCCAGGCCAAGACCAAAGGGGATCAGCGGAAGGCTCGCATGCATGAGCGCATCGTCAAG CAATACCAAGATGCCATCCGAGCCCACAAGGCTGGCCGAGCAGTAGATGTGAGCGAGCTGCCAGTGCCCCCAG GCTTTCCCCCCATCCAGGGCCTGGAGgccactgagcccacccagcAGAACCTGGTGGGGGTCCTGGAAACTGCCATGAAGCTGGCCAACCAGGATGAAGGCCCGGAGGATGAAGAGGATGAGGAATCTAAGAAG CCCACCAGCTCTCCGGCCCCCATGGCCCAGCCCAAGGCCCCACCCTCAAGGGCACCACAATCAGGCTCCACTTCAGCAGCCAAAACAGCCCCCAAGGCCACATCCACCAGAG CCCAGCAGCAACTGGCCTTCCTGGAGGGCCGCAAGAAGCAGCTCCTGCAGGCTGCCCTGCGAGCCAAGCAGAAGAATGACGTAGAAGGTGCCAAAATGCACCTGCGCCAGGCCAAGGGGCTGGAGCCCATGCTGGAGGCCTCACGCAACGGGCTGCCTGTGGACATCGCCAAG gtgccccccgcccctgtCAACAAGGATGACTTCTCTCTGGTCCAGCGGCCCGGCCCAGGTTTGTCTCAGGAGTCTGCCCGGCGCTATGGTGAACTCACCAAACTCATTAGGCAGCAGCACGAG ATGTGCCTGAACCACTCTAACCAGTTCACTCACCTGGGCAACATTGCTGAAACCAGCAA ATTTGAGAAGCTGGCAGAGGACTGTAAGCGAAGCATGGAGATTCTGAAGCAGGCATTCGCCCGGGGTCTCCCCACGCCCACTGCCCGCTTTGAGCAGAGAACCTTCAGTGTCATCAA GATCTTTCCTGACCTCAGCAGCAACGACATGCTCCTGTTCATCGTGAAGGGCATCAACTTGCCCACGCCCCCAG GGCTGTCTCCCAGCGACCTGGATGTCTTTGTTCGGTTTGACTTTCCCTATCCCAATGTG GAAGAAGCTCAGAAAGACAAGACCAGCGTGATTAAGAACACAGACTCCCCCG AGTTCAAGGAGCAATTCAAACTCTGCATCAATCGCAGCCACCGTGGCTTCCGAAGGGCCATCCAGACCAAAGGCATCAAATTTGAAGTGGTTCACAAGGG GGGGCTGTTCAAGACGGATCGGGTACTGGGCACAGCCCAGCTGAAGCTGGACGCCCTGGAGACAGCATGCGAGGTCCGGGAGATCCTTGAG GTCCTGGATGGTCGCAGGCCCACAGGGGGGCGACTGGAGGTGATGGTTCGAATTCGGGAGCCACTGACGGCACAGCAGTTGGAAACCACAACCGAGAGGTGGCTGGTCATCGACCCTGTGCCAGCAGCAGCGCCCACA CAGGTTGCTGGGCCCAAAGGGAAGGCCCCTCCCACACCTGCCCCTGCGAGGGAGCCAGGGAACAG ATCAACACGGCCTTTGCATAGCCTCAGTGTGCTGGCCTTTGATCAAGAGCGTCTGGAGCGGAAG ATCCTGGCCCTGAGGCAGGCACGGCGGCCAGTGCCCCCGGAAGTGGCCCAACAGTACCAGGACATCCTGCAACGCAGCCAGTGGCAGCGGGCGCAGCTGGAGCAGGGGGGCCCGGGCATCCGGAGGG AGTACGCGGCCCAGCTGGAGCGTCAGCTGCAGTTCTACACAGAGGCCGCCCGGCGCCTGGGCAATGATGGCAGCAGG GAGGCCGCAAAGGAGGCACTCTACAGGCGGAACCTGGTGGAGAGTGAG CTGCAGCGGCTCCGCAGGTGA
- the CC2D1A gene encoding coiled-coil and C2 domain-containing protein 1A isoform X2, producing MHKRKGPPGPPGRGAAAARQMRTLRPKELGLLVDLSPDGLMIPEDGINNEELEAEFLALVGGQPQVLEKLKGKGPLPMEAIEKMASLCMRDPDEDEDEGTDEEDVEADDDLLAELNEVLGEEQKNVESHLPVAQPKATAPSPGMEATLQERLALYQTAIESARQAGDGAKMRRYDRGLKTLENLLASVRKGNTIDEGDIPPPVAVGKGPAATPSHTLAPTQPASANPPVPEPRVTVEGPPSTAPATSIGLAKPQLPPGPCSPGALAQLQSRQREYKLAALHAKQQGDTATAARHFRVAKSFDAVLEALSRGEPVDLSRLPPPPDQLTPDPPSPPPQPPTPTTVPSTPEVPPPPRTLLEALEQRMERYHVAAAQAKTKGDQRKARMHERIVKQYQDAIRAHKAGRAVDVSELPVPPGFPPIQGLEATEPTQQNLVGVLETAMKLANQDEGPEDEEDEESKKPTSSPAPMAQPKAPPSRAPQSGSTSAAKTAPKATSTRAQQQLAFLEGRKKQLLQAALRAKQKNDVEGAKMHLRQAKGLEPMLEASRNGLPVDIAKVPPAPVNKDDFSLVQRPGPGLSQESARRYGELTKLIRQQHEMCLNHSNQFTHLGNIAETSKFEKLAEDCKRSMEILKQAFARGLPTPTARFEQRTFSVIKIFPDLSSNDMLLFIVKGINLPTPPGLSPSDLDVFVRFDFPYPNVEEAQKDKTSVIKNTDSPEFKEQFKLCINRSHRGFRRAIQTKGIKFEVVHKGGLFKTDRVLGTAQLKLDALETACEVREILEVLDGRRPTGGRLEVMVRIREPLTAQQLETTTERWLVIDPVPAAAPTVAGPKGKAPPTPAPAREPGNRSTRPLHSLSVLAFDQERLERKILALRQARRPVPPEVAQQYQDILQRSQWQRAQLEQGGPGIRREYAAQLERQLQFYTEAARRLGNDGSREAAKEALYRRNLVESELQRLRR from the exons ATGCACAAGAGGAAGGGACCCCCGGGACCCCCAGGCCGAGGTGCTGCCGCCGCCCGCCAG atgaggacactgaggcccaaagag CTGGGCCTGCTGGTTGACCTCTCCCCAGACGGCCTGATGATCCCTGAGGATGGAATTAACAATGAGGAACTGGAGGCTGAGTTCTTGGCCTTGGTTGGGGGTCAACCCCAAGTCCTGGAGAAGCTCAAAGGCAAAG GTCCCCTGCCCATGGAGGCCATTGAGAAGATGGCCAGCCTGTGTATGCGAGATCcagatgaggatgaggatgagggtACAGATGAGGAGGACGTAGAGGCTGATGATGACCTGCTG GCGGAACTAAACGAGGTccttggggaggagcagaagaatgTGGAGTCCCACCTTCCTGTGGCTCAG CCTAAAGCCACAGCCCCCAGCCCAGGCATGGAGGCCACCTTGCAGGAGAGGCTGGCCCTCTACCAGACAGCGATCGAAAGTGCTAGGCAAGCTGGAGATGGTGCCAAGATGCGGCGCTATGACCGGGGCCTTAAG ACACTTGAAAACCTGCTGGCCTCTGTCCGGAAGGGTAACACCATCGATGAAGGGGACATCCCACCACCTGTGGCAGTGGGGAAAGGCCCAGCAGCCACGCCCAGCCACACTCTGGCACCTACCCAGCCGGCCTCTGCAAACCCGCCAGTCCCAGAGCCCAGGGTCACGGTCGAAGGCCCTCCTTCTACTGCTCCAGCCACATCCATAGGCTTGGCTAAGCCCCAGCTTCCCCCAG GTCCCTGTAGCCCTGGCGCCCTGGCCCAGTTGCAGAGCCGCCAGCGGGAATACAAGTTGGCTGCCCTTCATGCCAAGCAGCAGGGAGACACTGCCACTGCTGCCAGACACTTCCGTGTGGCCAAG AGCTTCGATGCTGTCTTGGAGGCCCTGAGCCGGGGGGAGCCCGTGGACCTGTCCCGCCTGCCACCTCCCCCTG ACCAGCTGACCCCAGACCCACCATCACCACCGCCACAGCCTCCGACTCCCACCACGGTGCCCTCCACGCCAG AGGTTCCCCCACCTCCGCGGACTCTCCTGGAGGCATTGGAGCAGCGGATGGAGCGATACCATGTGGCTGCAGCCCAGGCCAAGACCAAAGGGGATCAGCGGAAGGCTCGCATGCATGAGCGCATCGTCAAG CAATACCAAGATGCCATCCGAGCCCACAAGGCTGGCCGAGCAGTAGATGTGAGCGAGCTGCCAGTGCCCCCAG GCTTTCCCCCCATCCAGGGCCTGGAGgccactgagcccacccagcAGAACCTGGTGGGGGTCCTGGAAACTGCCATGAAGCTGGCCAACCAGGATGAAGGCCCGGAGGATGAAGAGGATGAGGAATCTAAGAAG CCCACCAGCTCTCCGGCCCCCATGGCCCAGCCCAAGGCCCCACCCTCAAGGGCACCACAATCAGGCTCCACTTCAGCAGCCAAAACAGCCCCCAAGGCCACATCCACCAGAG CCCAGCAGCAACTGGCCTTCCTGGAGGGCCGCAAGAAGCAGCTCCTGCAGGCTGCCCTGCGAGCCAAGCAGAAGAATGACGTAGAAGGTGCCAAAATGCACCTGCGCCAGGCCAAGGGGCTGGAGCCCATGCTGGAGGCCTCACGCAACGGGCTGCCTGTGGACATCGCCAAG gtgccccccgcccctgtCAACAAGGATGACTTCTCTCTGGTCCAGCGGCCCGGCCCAGGTTTGTCTCAGGAGTCTGCCCGGCGCTATGGTGAACTCACCAAACTCATTAGGCAGCAGCACGAG ATGTGCCTGAACCACTCTAACCAGTTCACTCACCTGGGCAACATTGCTGAAACCAGCAA ATTTGAGAAGCTGGCAGAGGACTGTAAGCGAAGCATGGAGATTCTGAAGCAGGCATTCGCCCGGGGTCTCCCCACGCCCACTGCCCGCTTTGAGCAGAGAACCTTCAGTGTCATCAA GATCTTTCCTGACCTCAGCAGCAACGACATGCTCCTGTTCATCGTGAAGGGCATCAACTTGCCCACGCCCCCAG GGCTGTCTCCCAGCGACCTGGATGTCTTTGTTCGGTTTGACTTTCCCTATCCCAATGTG GAAGAAGCTCAGAAAGACAAGACCAGCGTGATTAAGAACACAGACTCCCCCG AGTTCAAGGAGCAATTCAAACTCTGCATCAATCGCAGCCACCGTGGCTTCCGAAGGGCCATCCAGACCAAAGGCATCAAATTTGAAGTGGTTCACAAGGG GGGGCTGTTCAAGACGGATCGGGTACTGGGCACAGCCCAGCTGAAGCTGGACGCCCTGGAGACAGCATGCGAGGTCCGGGAGATCCTTGAG GTCCTGGATGGTCGCAGGCCCACAGGGGGGCGACTGGAGGTGATGGTTCGAATTCGGGAGCCACTGACGGCACAGCAGTTGGAAACCACAACCGAGAGGTGGCTGGTCATCGACCCTGTGCCAGCAGCAGCGCCCACA GTTGCTGGGCCCAAAGGGAAGGCCCCTCCCACACCTGCCCCTGCGAGGGAGCCAGGGAACAG ATCAACACGGCCTTTGCATAGCCTCAGTGTGCTGGCCTTTGATCAAGAGCGTCTGGAGCGGAAG ATCCTGGCCCTGAGGCAGGCACGGCGGCCAGTGCCCCCGGAAGTGGCCCAACAGTACCAGGACATCCTGCAACGCAGCCAGTGGCAGCGGGCGCAGCTGGAGCAGGGGGGCCCGGGCATCCGGAGGG AGTACGCGGCCCAGCTGGAGCGTCAGCTGCAGTTCTACACAGAGGCCGCCCGGCGCCTGGGCAATGATGGCAGCAGG GAGGCCGCAAAGGAGGCACTCTACAGGCGGAACCTGGTGGAGAGTGAG CTGCAGCGGCTCCGCAGGTGA